One genomic segment of Rhizobium gallicum bv. gallicum R602sp includes these proteins:
- a CDS encoding carboxymuconolactone decarboxylase family protein — MKESTITKSPCPPMSEEDWPTEITDMKAGFAGGLNVYRTMAHHPALLKAWAPLRQHIVIDNALGAVRSELVILRAAHRMGSPYEWAHHVSRARALGISDTRISAMRGSPEGEDGLIARAVDALFDASRLPLDVENEVSDAMGRQATFDLIATVGFYTILGFILMTYDTPIDEAVEREFATRPI; from the coding sequence ATGAAAGAATCTACCATCACGAAATCTCCGTGTCCGCCCATGAGCGAAGAAGACTGGCCCACCGAGATCACGGATATGAAGGCGGGCTTTGCCGGTGGATTGAACGTCTACCGGACAATGGCTCATCACCCCGCCTTGCTGAAGGCATGGGCTCCGCTGCGGCAACACATTGTCATAGACAATGCTCTTGGTGCTGTTCGGTCTGAGCTTGTGATCCTACGGGCTGCCCATCGGATGGGCTCGCCCTATGAGTGGGCTCACCATGTCAGCCGTGCCCGTGCACTCGGGATTTCGGACACACGCATTTCCGCGATGCGAGGCTCGCCAGAGGGAGAGGATGGGCTCATTGCCCGCGCTGTCGACGCACTTTTCGATGCATCGCGTTTGCCTCTGGATGTCGAGAATGAGGTTTCTGACGCCATGGGAAGGCAAGCCACATTCGACCTTATCGCGACGGTTGGCTTCTATACCATATTGGGCTTCATCTTGATGACCTATGACACTCCCATCGATGAAGCCGTTGAGAGGGAATTCGCAACGCGGCCGATTTAA